The DNA sequence TTCCAGCTTATGCAGGCCAAGGTCGCCGACATGTACACGGCGATGAACTCGTCCCGCGCCTATGTCTATGCGGTCGCCGCCGCGTGCGATCGCGGCGACGTCACGCGCCAGGACGCGGCGGCCTGTTGCCTCTATGCGTCGGAACAGGCAACCCAACAGGCGTTGCAGGCGATCCAGGCGCTGGGCGGCAACGGCTATATCAACGACTATCCGACCGGGCGCCTGTTGCGCGACGCCAAGCTTATGGAGATCGGCGCGGGCACCTCGGAGATACGGCGTATGCTGATCGGACGCGAGTTGATGAAGGAAACCGGCTGATGGCTGTCATCAAGTCCGCCGTGCAGACCACGAGTGATGACTTCGCCGCGAACGAAGTCGCCATGCACAGGGCTATCGCGGAAGCCGAGGACGCCGTCGCCATCGCTATGGCCGGCGGCGGCCAGGCGGCCCAGGCGCGCCACACCGGGCGCGGCAAGCTGCTGCCGCGCGAGCGCGTATCCCGGCTGCTTGATCCAGGCGCGCCGTTTCTTGAGGTCGGCGCCACCGCGGCTCACGGCCTCTATGACGGCGCCAGCCCGTCCGCCGGGCTGATCACCGGTATTGGCCGGGTCGAGGGCCAGGAGGTCATGGTCGTCGCCAACGATGCGACGGTGAAGGGTGGTACCTATTACCCGGTCACGGTGAAGAAGCACCTGCGCGCCCAGGAGATTGCCCAGGAAAACCGGCTGCCGTGCGTCTATCTGGTGGATTCAGGCGGCGCCAACCTGCCGAACCAGGATGAGGTGTTCCCCGACCGCGATCACTTCGGCCGGATCTTCTATAACCAGGCGCGCATGTCCGCCGACGGCATCGCCCAGATCGCCGTCGTCATGGGCTCGTGCACGGCTGGCGGCGCCTATGTGCCCGCCATGTCCGACGAAACGATCATTGTCGGTGAGCAGGGGACGATCTTTCTGGCCGGACCGCCGCTGGTAAAGGCGGCGACCGGCGAGGTGGTGAGCGCCGAAGAACTCGGCGGCGGTGACGTGCACACGCGCCTCTCTGGCGTCGCCGATCATCTGGCCCGCGATGACGACCATGCGCTGGCGCTCGCGCGACGTGCTGTGGCCAACCTCAATCGTACCAAACCGGCAGACCTGCAGCTTCAGACGCCGGAGGAACCGCTCTACGACCCCGCAGAGATCTACGGCATCGTGCCGGAGTCATTGTCGACCGCCTATGACATCCGCGAGGTCATCGCGCGTCTGGTTGACGGTTCCCGGTTCGACGAGTTCAAGGCGCGCTTCGGCGAAACGCTGGTCTGCGGGTTCGCCCATATCCATGGGCTTCCGGTCGGCATTCTCGCCAACAACGGCATCCTCTTCTCCGAAAGCGCGTTGAAAGGCGCACACTTCGTCGAGCTGTGTTCCCAGCGGCGCATTCCGCTGGTCTTCCTGCAGAACATCACCGGCTTCATCGTCGGGCAAAAGTACGAGGCCGAGGGCATCGCCAAGCACGGCGCCAAGCTGGTGACCGCCGTTGCGACCTCGGCTGTGCCCAAGGTGACGGTCCTGGTCGGCGGCTCGTTCGGCGCCGGAAATTACGGCATGTGCGGGCGCGCCTATGGCCCACGCTTTCTGTGGACCTGGCCCAACAGCCGCATTGCCGTCATGGGTGGCGAACAGGCCGCCAGTGTGCTCGCGGTCGTGCGCCGCGACGCCATCGAGCGCAACGGTGATACCTGGTCGGCCGATGACGAAGCCGCCTTCAAGCAACCGATCATCGATCAGTTCGCCGAACAGAGCCATCCACTCTACGCATCCGCGCGGTTGTGGGATGACGGCATCATCGATCCGGCGAAGACGCGCGACGTGCTCGGCCTGTCGTTGTCGGCGGCGTTGAACGCGCCGATCCCGGAGACCCGGTTCGGCCTGTTCCGGATGTGAAGCCGGCACCATGCTGAAACGCGTCCTGATCGCCAACCGCGGTGAGATCGCCTGTCGGATCATCAGGACATGCCGACGCATGGGTATCGAGACGGTCGCTATCTATTCGGACGCCGATGCAAAGGCCCTGCATGTCGCGATGGCCGACCACGCCGTTCGGCTCGGGCCGCCGCCTGTGAGTGAAAGCTATTTGAGAGGTGAGCTGATCGTTGAGGCGGCGCAGGCGATGGCGGCGGACGCCGTTCATCCCGGTTACGGTTTTCTGTCGGAGAACCCGGACTTCGCTGAAGCGGTCACTGCCGCCGGCCTCGTGTTCGTCGGTCCGTCGGGAGATGCCATCCGCGCCATGGGCCTGAAGGACCGCGCCAAGGCCCTGATGGCCGAGGCTGGCGTGCCCGTGGTGCCGGGCTATCTGGGTGACGATCAGGACGCCGGCGTCATGGCGCAAAAGGCAGAGGAGATCGGCTATCCCATCCTGATCAAGGCGCGCGCGGGCGGCGGCGGCAAGGGCATGCGCCGGGTTGATGACCCCGCCAGTTTTCCCGATGCCCTGGCGAGCGCGCGTCGCGAGGCCGAGTCGAGCTTCGGCGACGGCCGCTGCCTGATCGAGAAGTGGATCGTGCGGCCGCGTCATATCGAGATGCAGGTCTTCGGCGATGCCGATGGCAACGTGATCCATCTCTTCGAACGCGACTGTTCCCTGCAACGCCGCCATCAAAAGGTGATCGAGGAAGCGCCCGCGCCCGGCATGACGTCGGAGATGCGCCAGGCCATGGGGGAGGCGGCGGTGAAGGCGGCCGAGGCCGTCGGCTATCAGGGCGCGGCGACGGTGGAGTTCATCGTCGATGCCAGCGACGGCCCGAGGCCCGATCGCTTCTGGTTCATGGAAATGAACACGCGCCTTCAGGTCGAGCATCCGGTGACCGAGATGATCACCGGCCTTGACCTCGTCGAATGGCAGCTTCGCGTCGCGGCGGGCGAGTCCTTGCCGTTAAGGCAAGAGGACGTGCCATTGAATGGTTGGGCGTTCGAGGCGCGGGTCTATGCGGAAGATGCGGGCAAAGGGTTTCTCCCGGCGACCGGACGGATGGACTATCTGGCGCTTCCCGAAGACATCGCGCGTGTCGACAGCGGGGTGCGGCAGGGCGACGTCATCTCGCCGTTCTACGATCCAATGATCGCTAAGGTCATCGCGCGCGGTGACACGCGGACGGAGGCGCTCAACACGATGCGCACAGCTCTTTCGCAGAGCTTCGTCGCGGGCACGGTGACCAATGTCGGATTTCTTGCTGCCTTGTGCGCCGACGAGGGCTTCGCGGCCGGCCAGGTCGACACTGGGTTGATCGAGCGCGACCTCGATCGTTTTGTTGAACGGCCGGCGCCGCCTCCAGCTGCATACGGGCTCGCCGTGATGGCGGTTCTTGGCTGGTTCGAGTCGCGTGACCGGGTCGATCCCTGGGGGACTCTGACGGGTTGGCGGCAGTGGTCGCGCGAGAGGCAGGCAGTCGAGTTTGGCCAAGACGGCGTGGCGGAAGCGGTTCCCGTGACATGCGACAGCGATAGCAAACTCCGCTTTGAACACGCTGGGATCCCTCATGCTGTCGAGGTGCGGCAGGTCGACGGAGTTCAAGCTGTCATCGTGTTTGGCGGGAAAGAAGTCAGCGCCCGCGTTGTCCAGCATGGGCTCAGTATCACCGTG is a window from the Pseudomonadota bacterium genome containing:
- a CDS encoding carboxyl transferase domain-containing protein, translated to MAVIKSAVQTTSDDFAANEVAMHRAIAEAEDAVAIAMAGGGQAAQARHTGRGKLLPRERVSRLLDPGAPFLEVGATAAHGLYDGASPSAGLITGIGRVEGQEVMVVANDATVKGGTYYPVTVKKHLRAQEIAQENRLPCVYLVDSGGANLPNQDEVFPDRDHFGRIFYNQARMSADGIAQIAVVMGSCTAGGAYVPAMSDETIIVGEQGTIFLAGPPLVKAATGEVVSAEELGGGDVHTRLSGVADHLARDDDHALALARRAVANLNRTKPADLQLQTPEEPLYDPAEIYGIVPESLSTAYDIREVIARLVDGSRFDEFKARFGETLVCGFAHIHGLPVGILANNGILFSESALKGAHFVELCSQRRIPLVFLQNITGFIVGQKYEAEGIAKHGAKLVTAVATSAVPKVTVLVGGSFGAGNYGMCGRAYGPRFLWTWPNSRIAVMGGEQAASVLAVVRRDAIERNGDTWSADDEAAFKQPIIDQFAEQSHPLYASARLWDDGIIDPAKTRDVLGLSLSAALNAPIPETRFGLFRM
- a CDS encoding acetyl/propionyl/methylcrotonyl-CoA carboxylase subunit alpha; amino-acid sequence: MLKRVLIANRGEIACRIIRTCRRMGIETVAIYSDADAKALHVAMADHAVRLGPPPVSESYLRGELIVEAAQAMAADAVHPGYGFLSENPDFAEAVTAAGLVFVGPSGDAIRAMGLKDRAKALMAEAGVPVVPGYLGDDQDAGVMAQKAEEIGYPILIKARAGGGGKGMRRVDDPASFPDALASARREAESSFGDGRCLIEKWIVRPRHIEMQVFGDADGNVIHLFERDCSLQRRHQKVIEEAPAPGMTSEMRQAMGEAAVKAAEAVGYQGAATVEFIVDASDGPRPDRFWFMEMNTRLQVEHPVTEMITGLDLVEWQLRVAAGESLPLRQEDVPLNGWAFEARVYAEDAGKGFLPATGRMDYLALPEDIARVDSGVRQGDVISPFYDPMIAKVIARGDTRTEALNTMRTALSQSFVAGTVTNVGFLAALCADEGFAAGQVDTGLIERDLDRFVERPAPPPAAYGLAVMAVLGWFESRDRVDPWGTLTGWRQWSRERQAVEFGQDGVAEAVPVTCDSDSKLRFEHAGIPHAVEVRQVDGVQAVIVFGGKEVSARVVQHGLSITVFLDGATHVFTCPDPLDGGEQTMAGDDRVLAPMPGLIKLVPVAPGACVRRGEPLVVMEAMKMEHTLRAPFDGTVAEVLVGEGEQVAADRLLLVMETPDP